From the Limnochordia bacterium genome, one window contains:
- the tsaE gene encoding tRNA (adenosine(37)-N6)-threonylcarbamoyltransferase complex ATPase subunit type 1 TsaE has protein sequence MEFLVTTNSNLDTKGYGQRLASYLLPGDVIALSGDLGAGKTTFCQGIGEGLGVGIPIKSPTFTIIREYEGRIPFYHFDVYRLNSLLELEDLGYEEYFYGDGVVAIEWADLIKPVLPEDHLEVIMEYGHESGRKIWFVAHGPRTEEILKMYRGLER, from the coding sequence ATGGAGTTTTTGGTCACAACAAATTCTAATCTAGATACCAAAGGGTACGGGCAAAGACTTGCATCATACCTATTACCGGGGGATGTGATTGCCCTATCGGGGGATTTAGGCGCAGGCAAGACTACCTTTTGTCAAGGCATTGGAGAAGGACTCGGTGTAGGGATACCCATTAAGAGTCCTACTTTTACGATTATCCGGGAATACGAGGGAAGAATTCCCTTCTACCATTTTGATGTTTACCGACTCAACTCCCTGCTCGAATTGGAAGACTTGGGATATGAGGAATACTTCTATGGTGATGGGGTTGTGGCGATTGAGTGGGCTGATCTGATTAAGCCTGTTTTGCCCGAGGATCATCTTGAGGTGATCATGGAATATGGCCATGAATCAGGAAGAAAGATTTGGTTTGTGGCCCATGGACCAAGGACAGAGGAAATACTAAAAATGTATCGGGGATTGGAAAGGTGA